The following coding sequences lie in one Hydrogenophilus thermoluteolus genomic window:
- the ureC gene encoding urease subunit alpha: protein MTTLSRRAYAEMFGPTTGDRVRLADTELWIEVEKDFTLYGEEVKFGGGKVIRDGMGQCQLTSDKVADTVITNALIVDHWGIVKADVAIKDGRIWGIGKAGNPDIQPGVTIPIGAGTEVIAGEGLILTAGGIDSHIHFICPQQIEEALMSGVTTMIGGGTGPATGTCATTCTPGPWHIKQMLRAADAFPMNLGFLGKGNVSLPEPAREQIRAGAIGLKLHEDWGTTPAAIDNCLAVAEEMDVQVAIHTDTLNESGFVETTIAAFKGRTIHTYHTEGAGGGHAPDIIKVCGEANVLPSSTNPTRPYTVNTIDEHLDMLMVCHHLDPAIEEDIAFAESRIRRETIAAEDILHDLGAISMISSDSQAMGRVGEVVIRTWQTAHKMKVQRGTLPQDTARHDNFRVKRYVAKYTINPAIAHGISHLVGSVEVGKLADLVLWKPAFFGVKPALIIKGGMIAAAPMGDANASIPTPQPVHYRPMFGAYGGALNTSVTFVSQFALAAGIGEELGLSKPLVAVKNTRQISKRDMVHNDALPHVEVDPETYAVRVDGELLVCEPAQVLPMAQRYFLF from the coding sequence ATGACGACACTCTCGCGCCGCGCTTATGCGGAAATGTTCGGTCCGACCACTGGCGATCGCGTCCGCTTGGCGGACACAGAGCTTTGGATCGAGGTGGAAAAGGACTTCACCCTGTACGGCGAGGAAGTCAAGTTCGGCGGCGGAAAGGTCATCCGCGACGGCATGGGTCAGTGTCAGCTTACGTCTGACAAGGTTGCGGACACGGTTATCACCAACGCGCTGATCGTAGACCACTGGGGCATCGTCAAGGCCGACGTGGCGATCAAGGACGGTCGCATCTGGGGCATCGGCAAGGCTGGTAATCCGGACATCCAGCCCGGCGTGACCATTCCGATCGGCGCCGGTACTGAAGTGATCGCGGGCGAGGGCTTGATCCTTACCGCCGGCGGCATCGACAGCCACATCCATTTCATCTGTCCACAGCAGATCGAGGAGGCGTTGATGTCGGGCGTGACCACCATGATCGGTGGCGGCACCGGCCCGGCCACAGGCACCTGCGCTACCACCTGCACGCCGGGTCCTTGGCATATAAAGCAAATGCTGCGGGCGGCCGATGCCTTCCCCATGAACTTGGGCTTTCTTGGCAAGGGCAACGTTAGCCTGCCCGAGCCAGCACGGGAGCAGATTCGCGCAGGGGCCATCGGTCTCAAGCTGCACGAAGACTGGGGCACTACACCTGCCGCCATCGACAATTGCCTAGCGGTGGCTGAGGAGATGGACGTTCAGGTGGCGATCCACACCGACACCCTGAACGAATCCGGGTTCGTCGAAACCACTATCGCCGCATTCAAAGGCCGCACCATCCACACCTACCATACCGAAGGCGCTGGCGGCGGCCACGCACCAGACATCATCAAGGTCTGCGGCGAGGCCAACGTGCTGCCGTCCTCCACCAACCCGACGCGGCCCTACACAGTAAACACCATCGACGAGCATCTGGATATGCTCATGGTGTGCCACCACCTGGATCCGGCTATCGAAGAGGATATCGCCTTCGCTGAGTCGCGCATACGACGTGAAACCATCGCGGCGGAGGACATCCTGCATGATCTCGGTGCTATCAGCATGATTTCCAGCGATTCTCAGGCCATGGGCCGCGTGGGCGAGGTGGTAATTCGCACCTGGCAAACAGCGCACAAGATGAAGGTGCAGCGCGGCACGCTGCCACAGGACACGGCGCGTCATGACAACTTCCGCGTGAAACGCTACGTGGCCAAGTACACCATCAATCCGGCCATCGCCCATGGTATCAGTCATTTGGTCGGCTCGGTTGAAGTGGGCAAGTTGGCTGACCTGGTGTTGTGGAAGCCGGCATTCTTCGGTGTGAAGCCCGCGCTTATCATCAAGGGAGGCATGATTGCCGCGGCGCCCATGGGCGATGCCAACGCCTCCATTCCTACGCCACAGCCGGTGCACTACCGGCCCATGTTCGGAGCCTACGGCGGGGCCTTGAACACTTCCGTGACCTTTGTCTCTCAGTTTGCGCTGGCAGCGGGCATTGGCGAAGAATTGGGTTTGAGCAAACCGCTGGTAGCAGTGAAGAACACTAGACAGATCTCGAAGCGCGACATGGTGCACAACGATGCCCTGCCGCATGTGGAGGTCGATCCTGAAACCTATGCCGTGCGGGTGGACGGCGAGCTGTTGGTGTGCGAACCAGCGCAAGTCCTGCCCATGGCGCAACGTTACTTTTTATTCTGA
- the urtE gene encoding urea ABC transporter ATP-binding subunit UrtE, giving the protein MLSIENLNQYYGGSHILRNVSFRAEAGKVTVLLGRNGVGKTTLLKCLMGLVPAKSGHIQFDGRELTRLPPYERVRAGIGYVPQGREIFPRLTVAENLQMGLASRPRGSKLPDLVFELFPVLKSMLHRRGGDLSGGQQQQLAIGRALAGNPRLLILDEPTEGIQPSIIKDIERAIRTVAETGEMAILLVEQYYDFAHSLADQYLVMERGEIIARGAGVDMERDGVRQLLSV; this is encoded by the coding sequence GTGCTCTCGATCGAAAACCTCAACCAGTACTATGGCGGCAGCCACATCCTGCGTAATGTCAGCTTCAGAGCCGAGGCTGGCAAAGTCACCGTTTTGCTCGGCCGTAACGGCGTGGGCAAGACTACTCTGCTCAAGTGCCTGATGGGCCTGGTGCCAGCGAAGTCCGGGCATATCCAATTCGATGGCCGCGAGCTGACGCGCCTGCCGCCCTACGAGCGCGTGCGTGCCGGCATCGGCTATGTGCCCCAAGGACGCGAGATCTTCCCACGCCTTACGGTGGCGGAGAACTTGCAGATGGGCTTGGCCAGCCGTCCGCGTGGGAGTAAGTTGCCGGACCTCGTCTTTGAGCTGTTCCCGGTCCTAAAGAGCATGCTGCACCGTCGCGGTGGCGACTTGTCCGGCGGACAGCAGCAACAACTAGCGATCGGGCGTGCTTTGGCGGGGAACCCGAGGCTACTGATCCTGGACGAGCCGACCGAAGGCATCCAACCCTCTATCATCAAGGACATTGAGCGAGCGATCCGTACCGTGGCCGAGACCGGAGAGATGGCGATCCTTCTAGTGGAACAGTATTACGACTTCGCCCACTCGCTGGCAGACCAGTATTTGGTGATGGAGCGCGGGGAAATCATCGCCCGCGGCGCTGGTGTCGACATGGAGCGAGACGGCGTGCGGCAGCTGCTGTCGGTGTGA
- the ureG gene encoding urease accessory protein UreG yields the protein MRAGPLRVGIGGPVGSGKTALILALCRALRERYQLGVVTNDIYTAEDAQFLVRNEALAPERILGVETGGCPHTAIREDASINLEAVARLNTAFPDLDLVFVESGGDNLAATFSPELSDLTIYVIDVAAGDKIPRKGGPGITKSDLLVINKIDLAPMVGASLEVMERDAKKMRGERPFIFSNLKTGKGLDEIIAFIETQGLLTGTDADVALQR from the coding sequence CTGCGTGCTGGCCCATTGCGCGTTGGCATCGGCGGCCCGGTTGGATCCGGCAAGACCGCGCTGATCCTGGCTCTGTGCCGTGCCTTGCGTGAACGATATCAGCTTGGTGTTGTGACCAACGATATTTACACGGCGGAGGATGCGCAGTTTTTGGTGCGTAATGAAGCATTGGCGCCGGAGCGAATTCTTGGCGTGGAGACTGGCGGCTGCCCGCACACGGCGATACGCGAGGATGCCTCCATCAATCTTGAAGCCGTGGCGCGGCTCAATACAGCCTTCCCCGATCTGGACCTCGTGTTCGTGGAGAGCGGTGGTGACAATCTGGCGGCTACCTTCAGCCCGGAACTATCTGACCTGACGATCTATGTGATCGACGTGGCGGCCGGCGACAAAATTCCGCGCAAGGGCGGACCGGGCATCACTAAGTCAGATCTGTTGGTGATCAATAAGATCGATTTGGCACCAATGGTGGGCGCGTCTCTGGAGGTGATGGAGCGCGACGCGAAGAAAATGCGCGGCGAACGGCCTTTCATCTTCAGCAATCTCAAGACCGGTAAAGGCCTCGACGAGATCATCGCCTTCATCGAAACCCAGGGTCTGCTCACGGGCACCGATGCCGACGTTGCGCTGCAGCGCTGA
- a CDS encoding urease subunit beta yields the protein MIPGEIDTQPGDIAINVGRTTVKLKVANTGDRPIQIGSHYHFFETNAALVFDRQAAYGFRLNIPAGTAVRFEPGQTRTVELVALAGARKVYGFAGKVMGALE from the coding sequence ATGATTCCTGGCGAAATTGATACCCAGCCTGGCGATATTGCCATCAACGTCGGCCGCACTACGGTGAAGCTGAAAGTGGCCAACACTGGCGACCGCCCGATTCAGATAGGCTCGCACTACCATTTTTTCGAAACCAACGCGGCACTGGTTTTCGACCGACAGGCCGCATATGGCTTTCGCCTCAACATTCCAGCTGGCACCGCGGTGCGCTTCGAGCCGGGCCAGACGCGCACGGTGGAACTGGTGGCGCTGGCTGGTGCGCGCAAAGTGTACGGCTTCGCCGGTAAGGTGATGGGGGCGCTCGAATGA
- the urtC gene encoding urea ABC transporter permease subunit UrtC, which yields MKTTTFSRTPFVFRIAQSLDRRAWIALVVAALVAFVLIPLLHLAIPADSIFHLSDYFITLGGKILCYAIVAVALDLIWGFAGILSLGHGLFFALGGYAFGMYLMRQIGRDGSYQSDLPDFMVFLGWKELPWYWYGSDSFLWSVLLVLVVPTLVAFVFGFFAFRSRINGVYFTIITQALTFAAMLLFFRNETGFGGNNGFTDFKRILGFSITSPETRVVLFALSALALMLTLVFVNYLMKSKFGRVLVAIRDAESRVMFLGYNPLWYKLSVWTLSAMLCAIAGALYVPQVGIINPSEMSPANSIEMAVWVAVGGRGTIIGPVIGAGIVNLAKSWFTVSFPQYWLFFLGTLFIVITLFLPDGLVGLWNRLRRMRGGESA from the coding sequence GTGAAGACCACGACGTTTTCCCGCACCCCGTTCGTGTTCCGCATAGCGCAGTCCCTGGACCGGCGTGCCTGGATCGCACTGGTCGTTGCTGCGCTGGTTGCCTTCGTGTTGATTCCGCTGCTGCATCTTGCCATCCCGGCGGACAGCATATTTCACTTGTCGGACTACTTCATTACGCTTGGCGGCAAAATCTTGTGCTACGCCATCGTGGCGGTAGCACTCGACCTGATCTGGGGCTTTGCCGGCATTCTGTCCCTCGGCCACGGCCTCTTCTTCGCACTGGGCGGCTACGCCTTCGGTATGTACCTGATGCGGCAGATTGGAAGGGATGGCAGCTATCAAAGCGACCTTCCTGACTTCATGGTGTTCCTCGGCTGGAAGGAGCTACCCTGGTACTGGTATGGCAGCGACTCCTTTCTGTGGTCGGTATTGCTGGTACTGGTGGTGCCGACACTGGTGGCCTTCGTGTTCGGCTTCTTCGCTTTCCGCTCGCGCATCAATGGCGTGTATTTCACCATCATTACCCAGGCTCTGACTTTCGCCGCAATGCTGCTTTTCTTCCGCAACGAGACGGGATTCGGCGGGAACAACGGCTTTACCGACTTCAAGCGCATTCTCGGCTTCTCCATCACTTCGCCAGAAACACGAGTGGTGCTGTTTGCGCTGTCGGCATTGGCGCTGATGCTCACGCTCGTTTTTGTCAACTATCTGATGAAATCAAAGTTCGGTCGCGTGTTGGTGGCGATCCGCGATGCCGAGTCGCGGGTGATGTTTCTGGGTTACAACCCGCTCTGGTACAAGCTGTCAGTATGGACGCTGTCGGCGATGTTGTGCGCCATCGCTGGCGCACTCTATGTGCCTCAGGTCGGCATCATCAACCCATCCGAGATGAGCCCAGCCAATTCCATCGAGATGGCGGTCTGGGTCGCTGTGGGCGGACGCGGCACGATTATCGGCCCAGTGATCGGCGCAGGCATCGTCAATCTTGCCAAGAGCTGGTTTACCGTGAGCTTCCCGCAATACTGGCTCTTTTTCCTCGGTACGCTGTTCATCGTGATCACGCTCTTCCTGCCAGATGGTCTAGTGGGTCTCTGGAACCGGCTGCGCAGGATGCGTGGAGGGGAAAGCGCATGA
- the ureE gene encoding urease accessory protein UreE, which yields MIVIEQRYTGNEPSQEYLILPFELRCKSRLRTKLASGEEVGLFLERGVILRGGDRLRGNDGRIVEVVAALEQLIEVRTDDATLLARAAYHLGNRHIPVQVGAGWLRLAADSVLQTMLEGLGLRPTQLQAPFEPEAGAYALGHQHGHSSALSKIHQYGAHP from the coding sequence ATGATTGTCATCGAACAACGCTACACCGGCAACGAGCCATCCCAGGAGTATTTGATCCTGCCCTTCGAGCTGCGCTGCAAAAGCCGCTTGCGAACCAAGCTGGCGAGCGGCGAGGAGGTGGGGCTGTTCCTGGAGCGCGGCGTCATTCTGCGTGGTGGTGACCGGCTGCGCGGCAACGACGGGCGCATTGTCGAGGTGGTGGCTGCTCTAGAGCAGCTGATCGAGGTGCGCACCGACGATGCGACGTTGCTGGCTCGAGCCGCTTACCATCTCGGCAATCGCCACATACCAGTGCAAGTGGGAGCAGGTTGGCTGCGTCTCGCCGCCGATTCGGTTCTTCAGACTATGCTCGAAGGGCTGGGCTTGAGACCGACTCAATTGCAGGCCCCATTCGAGCCAGAGGCTGGCGCCTATGCTCTTGGTCATCAGCATGGGCATTCGTCGGCGCTCTCCAAGATTCATCAGTACGGGGCGCACCCATGA
- a CDS encoding urease accessory protein UreD — protein sequence MNNVVAIADCMRSGWKARLELEFARREQATILVRRKHSGPLCIQRPLYPEGKAVCHGIVLHPPGGIAGGDELEVEIKIGSGAHALLTMPSATKWYRSDAYPARQKLVLRVDHGAVMEWLPQESIVFDGAHAEMSNRIELARDAVFVGWDVLCLGRTARGETFTRGMLRMHTELRREGKLVWLERAVIPGASPLLHTAAGLAGHGVVGILLAASDRLDADLLVACREVGLAGGRSGVTLLPGLLVARYLGDSAEQARDYFTKIWHALRMPLTQTAPMVPRIWNT from the coding sequence ATGAATAACGTTGTCGCCATTGCCGACTGCATGCGTAGCGGATGGAAGGCGCGCTTGGAGCTGGAGTTCGCGCGTCGGGAGCAGGCGACGATCCTGGTGCGACGCAAGCATTCGGGGCCACTGTGCATCCAGCGGCCGCTGTATCCAGAGGGCAAAGCGGTGTGCCATGGCATCGTGCTGCACCCGCCCGGCGGCATTGCCGGCGGCGATGAGCTGGAGGTGGAGATTAAGATAGGTTCGGGCGCCCATGCGCTGCTCACCATGCCGAGTGCGACCAAGTGGTACCGCAGCGATGCCTATCCGGCGCGGCAGAAGCTGGTTCTGCGCGTAGACCACGGCGCGGTAATGGAATGGCTGCCGCAGGAGTCCATTGTGTTCGATGGTGCACATGCGGAGATGAGCAATCGCATTGAGCTGGCGCGCGACGCGGTGTTCGTGGGTTGGGATGTGCTGTGCCTCGGCCGCACTGCGCGGGGCGAGACATTTACGCGAGGCATGCTGCGCATGCATACCGAATTGAGGCGGGAAGGTAAGCTAGTCTGGTTGGAGCGGGCAGTGATCCCAGGCGCCTCGCCGCTTCTGCATACGGCTGCGGGGCTGGCTGGACATGGTGTTGTCGGCATATTGCTCGCGGCGAGCGACAGGCTCGATGCAGACCTGCTTGTCGCATGCCGCGAGGTTGGGTTGGCGGGCGGACGCAGTGGCGTCACCCTGCTGCCAGGACTGCTAGTGGCCCGCTACCTAGGCGACTCGGCGGAACAGGCGCGGGACTACTTCACCAAAATCTGGCATGCATTGCGTATGCCTTTGACGCAAACGGCGCCGATGGTGCCGCGGATCTGGAACACATAG
- the ureA gene encoding urease subunit gamma yields MELTPREKDKLLLFVASLLAERRKEKGLKLNYPEAVAYISAAIIEGAREGRTVAELMSYGATLLTRADVMDGVAEMITEVQVEATFPDGTKLVTVHNPIV; encoded by the coding sequence ATGGAACTGACCCCCCGGGAAAAAGACAAGCTGCTCTTGTTCGTCGCCAGCCTGTTGGCTGAGCGGCGCAAGGAAAAGGGCCTCAAGCTCAACTATCCGGAAGCCGTAGCCTATATCTCGGCGGCGATTATTGAAGGCGCGCGCGAGGGTCGGACAGTGGCCGAACTGATGAGCTATGGCGCGACCTTGCTGACCCGTGCCGATGTGATGGATGGCGTGGCGGAAATGATTACGGAAGTGCAGGTGGAAGCCACTTTTCCTGATGGCACGAAGCTGGTCACTGTCCACAATCCAATTGTGTGA
- a CDS encoding urease accessory protein UreF — MTAFVLSRLLQLASPALPVGAYSYSQGLELAAECGVVRDEATAGEWIGGVLRASVGSFEAPLLVRVMAAAEADDWGLLSALNERFVASRESSELRNETLQMGHSLHLLLEALQDVPAKKRAGLREIDELSFPVVWGCIAAAWCIPPCQALTAYLWAWAENQVMAAVKIVPLGQSAGQRLLLHLGAAVEQIAAEAVNLDEAEWSNFAPGLAIASCQHETQYTRLFRS, encoded by the coding sequence ATGACTGCCTTTGTTCTATCGCGTTTGCTGCAGCTGGCCAGCCCTGCCCTGCCTGTGGGCGCCTACAGTTATTCCCAGGGCCTGGAGTTGGCAGCGGAATGCGGTGTGGTACGCGACGAAGCAACGGCCGGCGAGTGGATCGGCGGGGTATTGCGAGCCAGTGTCGGCAGCTTTGAGGCGCCGCTTCTGGTTCGCGTGATGGCAGCAGCGGAAGCAGACGACTGGGGACTTCTGTCCGCGTTGAACGAGCGCTTCGTCGCCAGCCGTGAGAGCAGCGAACTGCGCAATGAGACCCTTCAGATGGGCCATTCCCTGCACCTGCTGTTGGAAGCACTGCAGGACGTGCCGGCGAAGAAACGCGCTGGGCTACGCGAGATCGACGAATTGAGCTTCCCGGTAGTGTGGGGCTGTATTGCTGCAGCCTGGTGCATTCCGCCGTGCCAGGCGCTGACCGCCTATCTTTGGGCCTGGGCCGAGAATCAGGTGATGGCGGCCGTGAAGATCGTGCCGCTAGGGCAGAGCGCAGGCCAGCGCTTGCTGCTGCATCTGGGCGCCGCGGTGGAGCAGATCGCTGCTGAGGCGGTGAATCTCGACGAAGCGGAGTGGAGCAATTTTGCGCCGGGCTTAGCTATTGCCAGTTGCCAACACGAAACTCAATACACCCGACTGTTTCGCTCATAG
- the urtD gene encoding urea ABC transporter ATP-binding protein UrtD, whose product MSDTQLTLDPEVGDGYGGPGEVFGHTLRPGELDLSHKVILYLEDITVSFDGFKALNKLSLTIDAGELRCIIGPNGAGKTTMMDVITGKTRPDSGRVFFGQTLDLTQMTEPEIANAGIGRKFQTPTIFDRLSVFENLELAMKADKRVRSTLRARIDSEQQDRIAETLDLIRLGDQAHRLAGLLSHGQKQWLEIGMLLMQEPKLLLLDEPVAGMTDDETERTAELFLSLAGRHSLVVVEHDMAFIRQLGGKVTVLHEGSVLAEGSLDMLQNDPRVIEVYLGR is encoded by the coding sequence ATGAGTGACACGCAACTGACATTGGATCCGGAGGTCGGTGATGGTTACGGGGGTCCAGGTGAAGTTTTCGGCCACACGCTGCGCCCCGGAGAGCTCGACTTATCGCACAAGGTCATCCTGTATCTGGAGGATATTACCGTTAGTTTCGACGGTTTCAAGGCGCTAAACAAACTGTCGCTCACTATCGACGCTGGCGAACTGCGCTGCATCATCGGGCCCAATGGTGCCGGAAAGACCACCATGATGGATGTCATTACCGGCAAGACCCGCCCCGACTCCGGTAGGGTCTTCTTCGGTCAGACGCTGGACCTGACGCAGATGACGGAACCGGAGATCGCCAACGCTGGTATCGGCCGCAAGTTCCAGACGCCAACTATCTTCGACCGGCTTTCCGTGTTCGAGAATCTGGAGCTGGCAATGAAGGCGGACAAACGCGTCAGGAGTACTCTTCGGGCCCGGATCGACAGCGAGCAGCAGGATCGCATCGCTGAGACATTGGACCTAATCCGCCTCGGAGACCAGGCGCACCGGCTGGCTGGCCTGCTGTCTCACGGGCAGAAGCAGTGGCTGGAAATCGGCATGTTGCTGATGCAGGAACCGAAGCTGCTCTTACTCGACGAGCCGGTTGCGGGCATGACCGACGATGAGACCGAACGCACTGCGGAGCTTTTTCTGTCGTTGGCAGGCAGACATTCCCTGGTGGTGGTGGAACACGACATGGCCTTCATCCGCCAGCTGGGTGGCAAGGTTACGGTGCTGCACGAAGGTAGTGTGCTGGCGGAGGGCTCGTTGGACATGCTGCAGAACGACCCGCGCGTCATCGAAGTGTACTTGGGAAGATAA